The Teredinibacter sp. KSP-S5-2 genomic interval AATCCTCTTTAACGTCAATGCCCACATCGGAATGGCTCGTAATGGAAGCAGATTCGCCCATAATAATTGCACCACCAGAAGAGAGAGACACTTCATTAAACGTTAAACTGCCATTAATATCTTGCTGCCCGGATGAATGTATATTGCCCTCAGCCTGGTTAGCCAACACAAGCCCATCAATACTGACTGAACCGGCACTGAGATCAAACACATTCCCCTCACTTCGCACAACACCATCCTGCCCAACAGAAAAAACACCCTGGGTTACTTCAAACCTGGCTTCTCCTGTCACATCGACAGTGCTATTAAGTTGAATATCTCCGCCCCTGGATTCAACCGTTAAATTGTTTGCACGCACTCGTCCTGCAAGATGTTCGATTTGATTTGCACGAATAGAAATATCAGCACCGTTCGTTGAGTTAGCCAGGATATCCGATGATATTTGAACGCGCCCAGAGCCTCCATCAAGCTTTGCCTCAGTTCCGGAATCTCCGCCTTCAAGCACAACACCGGCCAAAATATTAATCCCTTGCGCATTTAATGAGATAGTATTTTCTGCTGTCACTCTTCCCTGGATAATCATCTGACTTTCACCTGAGACAAACGAGGCAGTTGAAGACAAATTTATTGAATTGGCTCGAGTACTATTCACATATAATCGATTATTGGTAATCACATTAAACGCTTGAGCAATGTTGCCTCCAATACTTAACTCGCCACCATCGTCATCCGATAAGGTTAATGTACCTGCACTATTAACTTGAACACTATTAAAACTATTACCCTGGTTATTGAACTGTACTTGAGCGGAAGGATCGCTATTCACGATCATATTTCCAGATACAACAATCGCCCCATTTGATACAACATTTGAGAGGGAATTCAAGGTGAAGTTTTGTACATTAACATCACTTAACTCCGTCAGCCCATTATTCAAGGAAAGCAAACCCGTCGAGAAAAAAGAAAGTGGACCGGTTAGCGCATTCGCGCTATTCGTTAATGAAATATTCCCATTACTTGCTAACCGAATAGGGTTAGATGAAATTAATATTTGATCACTGGCAATATTTGCGCCCGATTCTATATCGAGCAAGCCCGTAACCAAATTTAATTCAAGGATATTTAGACCAACATTTCCAGCTTGCTCGATAAATAAAGGGTGATCAATGGACGATAATGATAAATTAGGTGTATTGATCCGAAATCGATTGGATACGGACCCGTCATGAATTACACCATTTAAACTTAACACACCACCAGCACCAAGCTGATAGTTTGCAGTATTAACTGCCAAGTTACTGATTGAAAGATTTTCAGCAAGATATAATGAATCCTGCATATTCAGAACGTCTCCCAATTGCCCATTCACCTCAAGGCTTCGCGCTGCACGAACCGAGATAGGCGTTCTGTCCTGCATATGTACAAAAAAGCCACTTGGTGTAGCCGCTTCCCTGGAAATTGAAAGCGTATTCACCTCTGTTTCAATAGAGTGCTTGGGATAATTAAACCGGAAAAGGTTGGTATCTAAATAACTCTCAACGCGGCCAATATCAGAAAAATTCACTTGATAGTTCTGGACTAAATTATCCGCATAGCCCAGTATCGACAAGTATCCGCCATCCGCACTTACTTGGTAGATTAGATCTAATCGATTACTTGAATCACCGCCAAACAACATTAGCTGTGCGGTAGCATCACCACCATTAAAATTCAAACGGCCATTTCGACCGCTTGCCATGTGCAAATTCAACAAATCACCGCCACCACCAGACTCGACACCTCCAGTAAGGTCACCCATCTCTGTCACAGTAAATTCGTCGTAGACTCCACCGGTTTGAATAGTACTAAAACGTTCAAAATAGGTTGTAGCAATTTGCAATCCATCGGCGCTCATTTGATTCAAACCATCGATAGTCCAGGATGTCCTTACATCACCGGATGTAACCGTTGCCTGATCATTACCAATGAATTTTTCTATAGAGTGGAAGGGAAGTGGTTGAGAAAAATCAATATTGGCCACCGACAAGCGACTAAGGTCTACCACATCTTCTGCTCCAGAGATTGAAGATGCATCAGTAAAATCACCATAAACCGTTACATTTTCAATACCTTCAACCTCATAGATAAATCTATCACTACCATTATTTCCTTGTAGGCGATTAAAACCAGAAAAGTGAACACGACTATTTAATGTACCTGACAAAGAAGACAGGATATTCCAGGTATTATCCGTATTCTCCCCGATTAAAACGAAGTTCTGATCTAAGGCCGAACTTACAATATTCACCCACTCGATATTTTTTATATTTAGGTGCGCAGCCTCTGGGACATACCCATCGACATCTAAATTTACTGAAAATGAAGTTTCACGATTGATGGTAATGATATCTTCTGGCGTTTGCCCAACTCCTCCACCGTTAATAAAACCGCTTACATGTCCTTCATTTGCAATTTCAAACCTATCCTGCCCGTCGCCGCCGGTCAGTCTTTCGACATTAGAAAAACTAGCATTTTGAAGCGAACCAGAAGAACCAAAACTGCCACTATCCCAGCCGTTCACAACCCAATGCGTTTCGCCTGCATAATTCAGAACTATTTCATCTACATGCTCTCCACCCACAAGTGATGTGGCGATATTTGCAGTGTTAATGGAGAAAACATCCTCCCCGTTTCCACCATGAATTGTTCCAACATTAGTGGAATCGATTGAAAACCAATCAACAAAATTACCGCCCACCATGTTGCGAACACCGGAAAAGGAAACCGTAAGGGGATTCTCCAGGGAACTATTTTGAAGCATTGAAACACTCGATATTTCATTTATCTGCCAGATATTGTCACTATCAGAAAAAGCATACAAGGTTCCATTATTATCCGAATCAATAATTCTAGCTGATATATTCAGTTCCACAATCGAGTAGGCATCATCCCCTGAACCACCGTCAATAATCCCATTAACAGAAGCATTTAGATTAAACCTATCGTTACCACTTCCCCCATCTATACCGCCGTAAAATATTTCGTCAACCCATTCCCCTTCGACAATCTCCCCATCAACCGAAACGTCAAAATTAAGATTAAAAATATCGTCACCACTTCCTCCCTCTATATTTCCTGAAAAAAACTCAACAACCGAAAAAACATCTTTTAGCTCACCACCCACAAGAGAATTAAACCCGGAAAATGTAATAACCTCCCCCTTTTCACCATCCTCCTTTATTTCGGTTAAGGTTGATTGCATGCTCTCTTCGGATATAATCCAGTTATTATATCTATCGGACCACGCCCGTAAGGAAGAGTTATTACCATTACCAATATAATGTTCAATATTGCTAAAGTTGGAACTAGAATTTTGAGAATTAGACAGACTAATCACAACTTGATTTAGAGCTCTCATATCAATCGTATTGCCTTCACCACCTCCATCTATACTAATGTCCACATTACTCCCATTTAAAAACGTGAAATAATCGACGCCTGAACGCCCCAAAAAAACCGAAAAGCCAGAAAAGCTTATCGTTTCCCCGTCGCCATATACAACACTCCCATCATAGATATCATTATTACCGAAGAACGTCCAATTATTATCTTCTACTGGCCCAACTATTGTACTACCAAATGAATTTGATAAAATATTTTCTATACCATCAACAAGAAATCCACCGTCATAATAATTATCTCTGATTTGCACCAACACATTTTTTCCGACATTAAAAGAAAGATCATCAACACCTTCTCCGCCATGAATTTTTTCAATTCCAGAAAAAACGATAGAACCATTAAGAACCCCAAACGAATCATACACAACCCATCTTGAGTCCTGAATAAAATTAACCTTTATTTCATCTCTTCCATAAAGATCACGTTCACCACCTACAACTCCACTTTCACCATTCGATCCGCCTACATTTAACCCAGCTTTATCAATATTAAATACATCCGCTCCAATGCCGCCAGACAATTTTCCCGACACGTCACCTAGAATGTGAAAAACATCATCTCCGACACCACCATTAACGCTCCCATTCTCCAAAGCATTGATAGTAAAAGTATCGTCACCTTCATCACCATTAACACTTCCTTTTATCAACCCATTAATAGTAAATGTATCACCATCCCCTCCGCCATTGACACTCCCATCTATCCGAGCGCCAATAGTAAAATCATCCTTACCAAGACCACCGTATAGCGATCCGTAGAATTCACTTCTTATATCAAAGATATTGGCTCTATCATCCCCAAAAACTTGTACGTCCCCCAAACCAGATTGAATCGTTCCGCTAAACACAAAGCTTTCTGAAAAGTTAATATTTATATTTCCCGCGCCGGGGAGACCCTCAGACTGGGTATAAATATCGCTATATAGATTAACTTTTAAGGGGACAACATCTTTATTTTCGCTCACGGAGCCCCAACTTGACATATGCTTGAAAAAATCACTAATCGAACCACTCACTGTATCTGATATTAATTCGGCCACTATGTTCTGATCATCATGGTTTCCACCGATAAAGAGGCCTCCACCACCCGTATTGATTGGATCATGTAGTGTTATATCGCCGGTAGCAAAAAGATAAACATTTCCTTCGCTTGTAAAAATACTAGATTTGCTAATAATTTCCTTATCCTCGCCATCAATGTAATCTGCAAACCCTAACTCAACATCACTACCTACTGCATAGAATAATCCACCCTGCGTGTTTATTATTGAATGATAGTTTGTCTCACCACTACCCCCAATTCTGTGACGACCACCAACAAATACACTCCCACCCCCAATGCCATCATTATTCGCAATTAACGCAATATTTAATTTATCCGGAATAGCAACATTATTTTCATCTTTTTTTGTTGATTCATTAACATCACTATCATATATGTTCGCGATCATATAGATATTGTTGTGAGCACTGAGAATTAACGATCCGTTTCCGACACCGTTAAAATCCAAATCAGATTCGAGTACGATATTTCCGACTTGATCTGTAGCGGGAACAAAACTTGAGTTTGTCGTTTCGATTAATACGGAATTATTTCCGTCTTCTTTTAAAGCCGTCAATATCGAAAAAATAGTAAGATACGAAACAGTGTTAAGGTTTTGTCTATCTCTCGGTTCAAAATAACGACTCACACCATGCTTTTGCTCATCATCCCGCATATTTTGACGGTTTGAGTTTCCAATAGTAATATTCCATGGATCAATCAGCCACTCTCCTCCGCTCCCATTTTCCGCTCCCACTTCCACGGTCAAATCCAAATCAACCACCGAAGATGATGTTTCGACAAAGCCGCCGTCAGCCAAACCAAAACCTTCCGCATTAATATTGCCGTAGGCACGCAGCAAGTCGTCGCCCCACAATATAATTTTTCCGGCTTTACCGTCCGTTAATGCTGAACTACTCACAGTGGTATTCACGCCGGCATACACAGCATTGGCATTAGGAATAAATGGGTTTTCCCCTTTTTTATCACCACCAATTAGTATTTGACCCGCCCCCCAGGATGCGTCGGCGGAAACGTGGCTGCTGTCTAACAGACCTACGCGATGGCCAAGTAATTTAATATCACCACCTGAACCATGATTGGATTGCGCGGAGATAAAACTGGCACCCGTTAACAAGGTTGTATCTAAACTATGTAATTCGATTCTGCCGCCTAAATAACGGCTACCATCGGCGAGTATTTTTCCTGAATGGGTGATGTTTTCTCCCAGCACATAGATCTCCCCCCCGGAGTGATCAGAAGAGACATTGATTGTTCCAGAATTGTGTACATCACCTCCCGCAGATAAGGTAAAACTGCCATCGTCATTCACCACGACACTGTTTGCCTGGCGAATGCTTTCCGTGTTCATGGCTCGGGTAAATATGTCTTGGCTGGCATTGGCGCTCAGCAGTACTTTGCCGCCCGATGCACGAATTTCCCCTGAGTTGAACACACCGCTATCGACACCTATGTCGTCCTGAAGCTGGGCTTGACTGACAGTAATGCCCAACAAACCTGAATGATCAAAACTCACGTAGGCTTCTTTGCCTGAAACAAGAGATACCGAACCCAACTCAGCTTGGATTAAGCCTGTATTTTCTACGCGACGCCCAACTAAACCAACATATCCTCCAGTTGCAGCATTAATAGTCCCAGAATTAATGACGACACCGTTTTTTCCTTCTAATGCACGGAAAGTCATATCACCATTCATAAATTCTTTTGGGTCAATAGCCAAACCGGACGCCAATATGCCTCCCGCATTGACGACGGAATTTTCTCCAAAAAAAATACCGTTTGGATTCACCAATATTACCTGACCATTGGCATCGATTCGTCCAAGGATATTCGAGCCGGTATTGCTTAATATATTATTTAAAGCAATGGCATTTTTATCTGGCTGAACATAGGTCACCCTTTCATTGCCTGCCACATTGTATGACTGCCAATTAATCGCCATCCTCTCGGATTGTTGATAGATTGTCGTAGCGTTGTCGCTTTGGCGAATATT includes:
- a CDS encoding filamentous hemagglutinin N-terminal domain-containing protein, with the translated sequence MMKKAIHMATHKRERNFSLKPLSLAVCLALTTQSTMSAPQGGNVVGGQGNIRQSDNATTIYQQSERMAINWQSYNVAGNERVTYVQPDKNAIALNNILSNTGSNILGRIDANGQVILVNPNGIFFGENSVVNAGGILASGLAIDPKEFMNGDMTFRALEGKNGVVINSGTINAATGGYVGLVGRRVENTGLIQAELGSVSLVSGKEAYVSFDHSGLLGITVSQAQLQDDIGVDSGVFNSGEIRASGGKVLLSANASQDIFTRAMNTESIRQANSVVVNDDGSFTLSAGGDVHNSGTINVSSDHSGGEIYVLGENITHSGKILADGSRYLGGRIELHSLDTTLLTGASFISAQSNHGSGGDIKLLGHRVGLLDSSHVSADASWGAGQILIGGDKKGENPFIPNANAVYAGVNTTVSSSALTDGKAGKIILWGDDLLRAYGNINAEGFGLADGGFVETSSSVVDLDLTVEVGAENGSGGEWLIDPWNITIGNSNRQNMRDDEQKHGVSRYFEPRDRQNLNTVSYLTIFSILTALKEDGNNSVLIETTNSSFVPATDQVGNIVLESDLDFNGVGNGSLILSAHNNIYMIANIYDSDVNESTKKDENNVAIPDKLNIALIANNDGIGGGSVFVGGRHRIGGSGETNYHSIINTQGGLFYAVGSDVELGFADYIDGEDKEIISKSSIFTSEGNVYLFATGDITLHDPINTGGGGLFIGGNHDDQNIVAELISDTVSGSISDFFKHMSSWGSVSENKDVVPLKVNLYSDIYTQSEGLPGAGNININFSESFVFSGTIQSGLGDVQVFGDDRANIFDIRSEFYGSLYGGLGKDDFTIGARIDGSVNGGGDGDTFTINGLIKGSVNGDEGDDTFTINALENGSVNGGVGDDVFHILGDVSGKLSGGIGADVFNIDKAGLNVGGSNGESGVVGGERDLYGRDEIKVNFIQDSRWVVYDSFGVLNGSIVFSGIEKIHGGEGVDDLSFNVGKNVLVQIRDNYYDGGFLVDGIENILSNSFGSTIVGPVEDNNWTFFGNNDIYDGSVVYGDGETISFSGFSVFLGRSGVDYFTFLNGSNVDISIDGGGEGNTIDMRALNQVVISLSNSQNSSSNFSNIEHYIGNGNNSSLRAWSDRYNNWIISEESMQSTLTEIKEDGEKGEVITFSGFNSLVGGELKDVFSVVEFFSGNIEGGSGDDIFNLNFDVSVDGEIVEGEWVDEIFYGGIDGGSGNDRFNLNASVNGIIDGGSGDDAYSIVELNISARIIDSDNNGTLYAFSDSDNIWQINEISSVSMLQNSSLENPLTVSFSGVRNMVGGNFVDWFSIDSTNVGTIHGGNGEDVFSINTANIATSLVGGEHVDEIVLNYAGETHWVVNGWDSGSFGSSGSLQNASFSNVERLTGGDGQDRFEIANEGHVSGFINGGGVGQTPEDIITINRETSFSVNLDVDGYVPEAAHLNIKNIEWVNIVSSALDQNFVLIGENTDNTWNILSSLSGTLNSRVHFSGFNRLQGNNGSDRFIYEVEGIENVTVYGDFTDASSISGAEDVVDLSRLSVANIDFSQPLPFHSIEKFIGNDQATVTSGDVRTSWTIDGLNQMSADGLQIATTYFERFSTIQTGGVYDEFTVTEMGDLTGGVESGGGGDLLNLHMASGRNGRLNFNGGDATAQLMLFGGDSSNRLDLIYQVSADGGYLSILGYADNLVQNYQVNFSDIGRVESYLDTNLFRFNYPKHSIETEVNTLSISREAATPSGFFVHMQDRTPISVRAARSLEVNGQLGDVLNMQDSLYLAENLSISNLAVNTANYQLGAGGVLSLNGVIHDGSVSNRFRINTPNLSLSSIDHPLFIEQAGNVGLNILELNLVTGLLDIESGANIASDQILISSNPIRLASNGNISLTNSANALTGPLSFFSTGLLSLNNGLTELSDVNVQNFTLNSLSNVVSNGAIVVSGNMIVNSDPSAQVQFNNQGNSFNSVQVNSAGTLTLSDDDGGELSIGGNIAQAFNVITNNRLYVNSTRANSINLSSTASFVSGESQMIIQGRVTAENTISLNAQGINILAGVVLEGGDSGTEAKLDGGSGRVQISSDILANSTNGADISIRANQIEHLAGRVRANNLTVESRGGDIQLNSTVDVTGEARFEVTQGVFSVGQDGVVRSEGNVFDLSAGSVSIDGLVLANQAEGNIHSSGQQDINGSLTFNEVSLSSGGAIIMGESASITSHSDVGIDVKEDFQVAAIEAAERIAISSDGMVLDNNGAALNLVSNSLYIRSDSGIGSITDKLDTSSGILDIVNRSGSIDLSNQRTTNIEALITNGDIRFTNTLGNVFLTNQAQSDYDVSLSGTPAAGGVFDGNYNVSSMTLDVLDGFLAATPARIHIKRPEIIGDVIRVSTSDGFGIDSRPIVVFARTSLHISGPGIVPAWGFSRAPDKGFSTDSDLNNPSIVGSLVDLLVGLETVGEVDPAVFTNIYNYAYEDISIRLPKDQLYEEDEDELRKRWHNDEE